A genomic window from Buteo buteo chromosome 13, bButBut1.hap1.1, whole genome shotgun sequence includes:
- the FOXJ1 gene encoding forkhead box protein J1, with protein sequence MQELPTHQGMAEGWLNRPRAGLNRGQKGSMGDSDDLDDSLTSLMWLQDFSIINASMGKSSCCPSGPDPHDCHRIPSFAAPCSPLAADPACMGMPHTPCKPISSSTSRTAHHAMAMHPQLAEDIDYKTNPYVKPPYSYATLICMAMEASKKPKITLSAIYKWITDNFCYFRHADPTWQNSIRHNLSLNKCFIKVPREKGEPGKGGFWKLDPQYADRLKNGAFKKRRMAPVQIHPAFTKTVQEEAQCVASPAASACTSSNVLNVNMESQQLLKEFEEVTGDQNWNPVNGKAGQKRKQPLPKRMTKASRLSNSALLTQEEQTELGSLKGDFDWEAIFDTNLNGDFSTFGDLDLTPPISPITRDLDLTVHGHHIDCPQGQEQVLTESDQNNLDFDETFMATSFLQHPWDEGTNDYLSNSVNMEQLFDLNDASLPADVSDWSSLASLL encoded by the exons ATGCAAGAGCTGCCGACACACCAAGGCATGGCTGAGGGGTGGCTGAATCGCCCGCGAGCAGGATTGAACAGAGGGCAGAAGGGCAGCATGGGGGACTCGGATGACCTGGACGACAGCCTGACCAGCCTCATGTGGCTTCAGGACTTCTCAATCATCAACGCCAGCATGGGCAAgtcctcctgctgccccagtgGCCCAGACCCCCATGACTGTCACAGGATCCCCAGCTTTGCCGCCCCGTGCTCGCCCCTGGCCGCCGACCCGGCGTGCATGGGCATGCCCCACACTCCCTGCAagcccatctcctcctccacctcGAGGACGGCGCACCACGCCATGGCCATGCACCCTCAGCTCGCAGAGGACATTGACTACAAGACCAACCCGTACGTCAAGCCGCCCTACTCCTACGCCACCCTCATCTGCATGGCGATGGAAGCCAGCAAGAAGCCCAAAATTACCCTCTCTGCCATCTACAAGTGGATTACTGACAACTTCTGCTACTTCCGACATGCTGATCCCACCTGGCAG AACTCCATCCGGCACAACCTCTCCTTGAACAAGTGCTTCATCAAGGTGCCCCGGGAGAAGGGTGAGCCAGGGAAAGGTGGGTTTTGGAAGCTTGACCCCCAATACGCCGACCGGCTCAAGAACGGTGCCTTCAAAAAGCGGAGGATGGCCCCAGTGCAGATCCACCCGGCCTTCACCAAAACAGTCCAAGAAGAAGCACAGTGCGTTGCAAGCCCGGCCGCTTCGGCTTGCACCTCCAGTAATGTCCTCAACGTCAACATGGAgtcacagcagctgctgaaagagTTTGAAGAAGTCACCGGTGACCAGAACTGGAATCCAGTCAATGGCAAAGCAGGGCAGAAGCGCAAGCAGCCCTTGCCCAAGCGAATGACCAAGGCGTCTCGGCTTTCCAACTCTGCCTTGCTGACCCAGGAAGAGCAGACCGAGCTGGGATCTCTAAAAGGTGACTTTGACTGGGAAGCTATCTTCGACACCAACCTGAATGGAGACTTCTCCACATTTGGGGATCTGGACCTCACGCCTCCAATCAGCCCCATAACACGCGACCTGGACTTGACGGTACATGGGCACCACATCGACTGTCCCCAGGGGCAGGAGCAGGTCCTCACCGAATCCGACCAGAACAACTTGGACTTTGATGAAACCTTCATGGCCACTTCTTTCCTGCAACATCCCTGGGACGAAGGGACAAATGATTACCTCTCCAACTCAGTCAACATGGAGCAGTTGTTTGACCTCAATGACGCCTCTTTGCCAGCAGATGTGAGCGACTGGAGCAGTCTGGCGTCCCTCTTATAG